A genome region from Clostridium pasteurianum includes the following:
- a CDS encoding pseudouridine synthase: MEERLQKYMASCGVASRRKCENMIEEGRVKVNDVIVKELGTKVEPDKDEVKVDNKLIHLEERKIYAALNKPKGYLSAVSDYRGKKTVIDLLNFNERVFPVGRLDYNTSGLLIITNDGEIFNKIMHPRQNVNKCYMATVKGKPEAKHIEALKRGVDIGGYITKEAEVSIVSSTDKTSILKIIIHEGKKRQVRRMCGAIGFPVVELKRISVGDIKLGNLKEGETRMLRENEINYLKSL; this comes from the coding sequence ATGGAAGAAAGATTACAAAAATATATGGCTAGTTGTGGTGTAGCCTCTAGGCGAAAATGTGAAAATATGATTGAAGAAGGAAGAGTTAAAGTAAATGATGTAATTGTTAAGGAACTTGGAACTAAAGTTGAACCAGATAAGGATGAAGTTAAAGTAGACAATAAACTTATTCACTTGGAGGAAAGAAAGATTTATGCTGCACTTAATAAGCCTAAAGGCTATCTTTCAGCAGTAAGTGATTATAGGGGAAAAAAGACGGTAATAGATCTCCTTAATTTTAATGAAAGGGTTTTTCCAGTGGGAAGACTTGATTACAATACTTCAGGGCTTTTAATTATAACTAATGATGGTGAAATATTTAATAAAATAATGCATCCAAGACAAAATGTAAACAAATGTTATATGGCAACAGTAAAGGGTAAACCAGAGGCAAAGCATATTGAAGCTTTAAAACGTGGGGTTGATATAGGAGGATATATAACTAAAGAGGCTGAAGTTTCAATAGTTTCGTCTACGGATAAAACTTCTATATTAAAAATAATCATTCATGAAGGGAAAAAAAGGCAGGTAAGAAGAATGTGTGGTGCTATTGGTTTTCCTGTAGTAGAACTCAAAAGAATTTCTGTTGGTGATATAAAATTAGGAAACTTAAAAGAAGGTGAAACAAGGATGCTGCGGGAAAATGAAATTAATTATTTAAAAAGTTTGTAA
- a CDS encoding MurR/RpiR family transcriptional regulator, whose amino-acid sequence MEDEKYDLMRIIQVKFPRLSKGQKLIAEYILKHYDKAAFMTAAKLGVSVGVSESTVVRFANELGFSGYPKLQKALHELIKNKLTTVQRIELSNTFISKESSLKGVLKADMENIRVTLEKINHTVFDEVINNIFAAKRIYIIGLRSSTALAEFLGFYLNLILDNVYVVSYGISDIFEQIINITSDDLLIGIGFPRYASRTIEALRFAKSRKTKVVALTDSLLSPLATEADYTLIAQSNMASFVDSLVAPLSVINALIVSVGLREKDRISNVFTDLENIWKEYGVYSSRNMEDKF is encoded by the coding sequence ATGGAAGACGAAAAATATGATTTGATGAGAATTATACAAGTTAAATTTCCGAGATTAAGTAAAGGTCAAAAATTAATAGCAGAGTACATATTGAAGCATTATGATAAAGCAGCATTTATGACAGCTGCTAAATTGGGAGTAAGTGTTGGAGTAAGCGAATCAACAGTGGTTAGATTTGCAAATGAACTTGGGTTCAGTGGATATCCAAAGCTTCAAAAAGCACTTCATGAGCTAATTAAAAATAAGTTAACAACTGTTCAAAGAATTGAATTATCAAATACATTTATATCAAAAGAAAGTTCATTAAAAGGTGTTCTTAAAGCTGATATGGAAAATATACGTGTCACATTAGAAAAAATAAATCATACTGTATTTGATGAAGTAATAAATAACATATTTGCAGCTAAAAGAATATACATAATTGGACTTAGAAGCTCTACAGCACTTGCTGAATTTTTGGGATTTTATTTGAACCTAATACTAGATAATGTATATGTTGTCAGTTACGGAATCAGTGATATTTTTGAACAAATAATAAATATAACTTCTGATGATTTGCTTATAGGTATAGGTTTCCCAAGGTATGCTTCAAGAACCATTGAAGCTTTAAGGTTTGCAAAATCAAGAAAAACTAAGGTTGTTGCGCTTACAGATAGTCTTTTATCACCACTTGCAACAGAAGCTGATTATACTCTTATAGCACAAAGCAATATGGCTTCTTTCGTAGATTCTTTGGTTGCACCTTTAAGTGTAATAAATGCTCTTATTGTATCTGTTGGTTTAAGAGAAAAAGATCGTATATCCAATGTATTTACTGACCTAGAAAATATATGGAAAGAATATGGGGTTTATTCTTCTAGAAATATGGAAGATAAATTTTAA
- a CDS encoding NAD(P)/FAD-dependent oxidoreductase, with translation MAKVVVIGGGAAGMMAAITASAENEVVLVEKNSKLGKKLFITGKGRCNITNSIDISEFFDNIPGNPYFLYSSLYSFTNVDLINFVENLGVKLKVERGGRVFPESDKSSDIINAFIREIEKRKIKVLLNSKVIKINRENNVIKNVVTSENKIIGGDFFILCTGGKSYPQTGSTGDGYDFAKNLGHKIIEPKPSLVPIEVKENWISELQGLSLKNVKLYIKKGKKVLYDNFGEMIFTHYGISGPIVLSASRVVNYNKNLEAVIDLKPALNEKELDSRIQRDFNKYINKDFKNSLDDLLPKKLIPIIIKLSNIEETKKVNLITKEERKNLVHLINNLTLSIKGLRPIEEAIITAGGIDTKEIDPSTMQSKKIHNLYFCGEVIDVDAYTGGFNLQIAMSTAHEAGKNVGAL, from the coding sequence TTGGCAAAAGTTGTTGTAATAGGTGGCGGCGCTGCAGGCATGATGGCGGCAATTACGGCGTCAGCTGAAAATGAAGTCGTTTTAGTAGAGAAAAACTCAAAATTAGGTAAAAAACTTTTTATAACTGGAAAAGGAAGATGCAATATAACAAACTCTATAGATATTAGTGAGTTTTTTGATAATATACCAGGCAATCCATATTTTCTATATAGTTCCCTTTATTCTTTTACTAATGTTGATTTAATTAATTTTGTAGAAAACTTAGGTGTTAAATTAAAAGTTGAAAGAGGCGGAAGAGTTTTTCCTGAGTCTGATAAATCTTCAGATATAATAAATGCTTTTATTAGAGAAATTGAAAAGAGAAAAATAAAGGTACTTTTAAATTCAAAAGTTATAAAAATTAATAGAGAAAACAATGTTATAAAAAATGTTGTTACGAGTGAAAATAAAATTATAGGTGGAGACTTTTTTATTTTGTGTACCGGTGGAAAATCATATCCACAAACAGGTTCAACGGGTGACGGGTATGATTTTGCAAAGAATTTAGGACATAAAATTATTGAACCAAAGCCATCCCTTGTTCCAATAGAAGTTAAAGAGAATTGGATAAGTGAGCTTCAGGGTCTTTCACTTAAGAATGTAAAACTTTATATAAAGAAAGGTAAAAAAGTTTTATATGATAACTTTGGAGAAATGATATTTACACATTATGGTATATCTGGTCCTATAGTATTAAGTGCAAGTAGAGTTGTAAACTATAATAAAAATCTAGAAGCTGTAATAGATTTAAAACCAGCACTTAATGAAAAGGAACTTGATAGTCGTATACAAAGGGATTTTAATAAATATATAAATAAGGATTTTAAAAACTCACTAGATGATTTACTGCCGAAGAAATTGATACCTATAATTATAAAATTATCAAATATAGAAGAAACTAAGAAAGTAAATTTGATTACTAAAGAGGAAAGAAAAAATCTTGTACATTTAATAAATAATTTAACTTTGAGCATAAAAGGATTAAGACCTATTGAAGAAGCAATAATAACTGCAGGAGGAATTGATACTAAGGAGATAGATCCTTCAACTATGCAGTCAAAAAAAATACATAATCTTTATTTCTGTGGTGAAGTAATAGATGTAGATGCTTACACAGGTGGATTTAATCTTCAAATAGCAATGTCAACAGCACATGAAGCTGGAAAAAATGTAGGTGCTTTGTAA
- the cmk gene encoding (d)CMP kinase: protein MKLTVAIDGPAGAGKSTIAKLVAKKFGLMYINTGAMYRAVTLIAMRKNIDTNNIKKLCDLMELISMHFEDDKLIVNGEDVSEEIVLPKISQNVSNYASILEVREKLVSLQKSMSQKYDVIMDGRDIGTVVLKDAPFKFYLTAAPEERAKRRYNELRLKHINVCYEDILNDIIKRDYIDSNRKINPLTKAEDAVEIDSSFMNIEQVVDFITKYIKDKI from the coding sequence TTGAAATTAACTGTAGCAATAGATGGTCCTGCGGGAGCAGGAAAGAGCACTATAGCTAAACTTGTTGCAAAAAAATTTGGGCTTATGTATATTAACACTGGTGCTATGTATAGAGCAGTGACCTTAATAGCTATGAGAAAAAATATAGATACTAATAATATAAAAAAATTATGTGACCTTATGGAATTGATTTCTATGCACTTTGAAGATGATAAACTTATAGTAAATGGAGAAGATGTTAGTGAGGAAATTGTATTGCCTAAAATCAGCCAAAATGTATCAAATTATGCTTCAATCTTAGAGGTAAGAGAAAAACTTGTATCTTTGCAAAAAAGTATGTCGCAAAAGTATGATGTAATTATGGATGGCAGAGATATAGGAACGGTGGTTTTAAAGGATGCACCTTTTAAATTTTATCTTACAGCTGCACCTGAAGAAAGAGCTAAAAGAAGATACAATGAATTGAGATTAAAGCACATAAATGTATGTTACGAAGACATACTAAATGATATAATAAAAAGAGATTATATTGATTCAAATCGTAAGATAAATCCACTAACAAAGGCTGAAGATGCTGTGGAAATCGATTCATCATTTATGAATATAGAACAAGTTGTAGATTTCATTACAAAATATATAAAAGATAAAATATAA
- a CDS encoding bifunctional 4-hydroxy-3-methylbut-2-enyl diphosphate reductase/30S ribosomal protein S1 — protein sequence MKKVILAEKAGFCFGVKRAVELALLTQKKYNKKIYTLGELIHNNDVVRKLKENNIYPIETYDIQKLKENDVIIIRSHGISKKVYDMLLSKGLTVVDATCPFVSKIHEKVKKYSELGYDIVIVGDKDHPEVIGINGWCDNKAVISKKGENIENVGSKVCIVSQTTEKAENWEKVLSKVKNNEREVLCFNTICNATSERQMIANELSKKVDFMVVIGGRQSSNTTKLYEICKANCKNTIHVENSGEIPDAILKNKNNIKIGVTAGASTPNWIIEEAISKMSENEVSKEINSEMADAMKFIAENEEKIYVGASVVGEVIQISNKELFVNINYKRDGIIPKNEVEDQEKELKDIYNVGDKVSAKIIKLKDADNYVVLSIKELEREEGYKEIEEAFKNKTSLNVVVKEAVKGGIIALYKGIRIFIPASHVELFHVENLSEYVGKSFDVAIIEYSIKKRQTKIVASRRELLNKEKEKLEAAVWDKLEQGQIVEGEVKRLTNFGAFVEIEGVDGLLHVSEISWGRVEKPADVLKIGDKIKVYILSIDKENKKLSLSIKKLTENPWNNVEEKYPVGSVVLGKVVRFADFGAFVELEPGVDGLVHISEISHKRIAKPSDALEIGEEIKAKILEVSSEDKKIGLSIREVEE from the coding sequence ATGAAAAAGGTTATACTCGCCGAAAAAGCTGGCTTTTGTTTTGGCGTTAAAAGAGCTGTAGAGCTGGCACTTTTAACTCAAAAAAAGTACAATAAAAAAATTTATACTTTAGGTGAACTTATTCACAATAATGATGTTGTAAGAAAACTTAAGGAAAACAACATATATCCCATTGAAACTTATGATATACAAAAGTTAAAAGAAAATGATGTTATAATTATAAGATCTCATGGTATTTCTAAGAAAGTGTATGATATGCTTTTGTCTAAAGGACTTACTGTAGTTGATGCTACTTGTCCATTTGTGAGTAAGATTCATGAGAAAGTCAAAAAATACAGTGAACTTGGATATGATATAGTAATTGTAGGTGATAAAGACCATCCTGAAGTTATAGGAATTAATGGTTGGTGCGATAATAAGGCTGTAATTTCAAAAAAAGGTGAAAATATAGAAAATGTTGGTTCAAAGGTTTGTATTGTTTCTCAAACTACTGAAAAAGCAGAAAATTGGGAGAAAGTATTAAGTAAAGTTAAGAACAATGAGAGAGAAGTTCTGTGTTTTAATACAATATGTAATGCTACATCAGAAAGGCAAATGATTGCCAATGAGCTTTCAAAAAAAGTGGATTTTATGGTGGTTATTGGCGGAAGGCAAAGCTCAAATACAACTAAGCTATATGAAATATGTAAAGCCAATTGTAAAAATACAATTCATGTAGAAAATTCAGGAGAAATACCTGATGCTATATTAAAAAATAAAAACAATATTAAAATAGGTGTAACAGCAGGAGCGTCAACACCTAATTGGATTATTGAGGAGGCAATTAGTAAAATGAGTGAAAATGAAGTTTCAAAGGAAATAAATAGTGAAATGGCTGATGCAATGAAGTTCATAGCTGAGAATGAAGAAAAAATATATGTAGGTGCATCAGTAGTTGGAGAAGTTATTCAAATTTCTAATAAAGAATTATTTGTAAATATAAATTATAAGAGAGACGGAATAATACCTAAAAATGAAGTTGAAGATCAGGAAAAAGAATTAAAGGATATATACAATGTCGGAGATAAGGTTTCAGCAAAAATAATAAAATTAAAGGATGCTGACAATTATGTTGTATTATCTATAAAAGAACTTGAAAGAGAAGAAGGATACAAAGAAATAGAAGAAGCATTTAAAAATAAGACGTCCTTAAATGTTGTTGTTAAAGAAGCTGTAAAAGGTGGAATAATTGCACTATATAAAGGAATAAGAATATTTATTCCGGCATCACATGTAGAACTTTTTCATGTTGAAAATCTTAGTGAGTATGTAGGAAAAAGTTTTGATGTAGCTATTATAGAATATTCTATTAAGAAGAGACAAACAAAGATAGTAGCATCAAGAAGAGAACTCTTAAATAAAGAAAAAGAAAAATTAGAAGCAGCGGTTTGGGATAAATTAGAGCAAGGTCAAATAGTTGAAGGAGAAGTTAAGAGATTAACTAATTTTGGTGCTTTTGTTGAGATAGAGGGAGTAGACGGACTTCTTCATGTATCTGAAATATCATGGGGAAGAGTTGAAAAGCCTGCAGATGTACTTAAAATTGGTGATAAAATTAAAGTGTATATATTGAGTATTGATAAAGAGAATAAGAAATTATCTTTATCAATAAAGAAATTAACAGAAAATCCTTGGAATAATGTAGAAGAAAAATATCCTGTAGGTTCTGTTGTTTTAGGTAAAGTAGTAAGATTTGCTGATTTTGGCGCTTTTGTTGAACTTGAACCTGGAGTTGATGGTTTAGTTCATATTTCAGAAATAAGCCATAAAAGAATTGCAAAGCCATCAGATGCTCTTGAAATTGGTGAAGAAATAAAGGCTAAAATATTGGAAGTAAGTTCAGAAGATAAAAAAATAGGTTTAAGTATAAGAGAAGTTGAAGAATAA
- a CDS encoding CotS family spore coat protein: MIETVNSIGEIKGKELRMLRKVLDRYGLKAIDIKKARSAYKITTDKRTICLKKMKHEFKKVQNGNYLVRELNKNNFNNTIKYIKTKDDKLTVYYRNLVFYATEWIDGDECNLNDINEAINCAKFLAKFHLAAKNIDTRKFKMKTKSKNWIEIFTKCVDDMEKFRYIIDNKRIKNEFDIMYEKLIDKYYERGIFSIKILNESSYIRIIKNINRKKSICHNSFYYQNIIKNGDNYYIIDLDSIILDLPINDLGKMIRRLMTKKEYMWDFNKAKSIIEAYSSVNKLTIDEIEIMLSLIIFPHKFWKIGNKRYVKHKNWSECKYMKKLNKIVLNDDYEKGFIKKYMEYIQKYN, encoded by the coding sequence ATGATTGAAACAGTGAATTCCATTGGAGAAATAAAAGGTAAAGAATTAAGAATGTTAAGAAAAGTTTTAGATAGATATGGACTTAAAGCTATAGATATAAAGAAAGCAAGAAGTGCATATAAAATTACTACAGACAAGCGCACTATTTGTTTAAAGAAAATGAAACATGAGTTTAAAAAAGTTCAAAATGGCAATTATTTAGTTAGAGAACTTAATAAAAATAATTTTAATAATACAATCAAGTACATTAAAACGAAAGACGATAAATTGACTGTGTATTATAGAAATCTTGTGTTCTATGCTACAGAATGGATAGATGGTGACGAATGCAATTTAAATGATATAAATGAAGCTATTAATTGTGCAAAGTTTTTAGCAAAGTTTCATCTGGCTGCAAAAAATATAGATACTCGAAAATTTAAGATGAAAACTAAATCAAAAAATTGGATAGAAATTTTTACAAAATGTGTTGATGATATGGAAAAATTTAGATATATTATAGATAATAAAAGAATAAAGAATGAATTTGATATTATGTATGAAAAGCTTATTGATAAGTATTATGAAAGAGGAATTTTTTCTATAAAAATACTTAACGAATCATCTTATATTAGAATTATTAAAAACATAAATAGAAAAAAATCTATATGTCATAATAGTTTTTACTATCAAAATATAATTAAGAATGGCGATAATTATTATATAATTGATTTAGACAGTATAATTTTGGATTTGCCTATAAATGATTTAGGTAAAATGATTAGAAGACTTATGACTAAAAAGGAATATATGTGGGACTTTAATAAGGCAAAATCCATAATAGAAGCATATAGTTCCGTAAATAAGCTCACTATAGATGAAATAGAAATAATGCTTTCACTTATAATTTTTCCACATAAATTCTGGAAAATAGGCAATAAGAGATATGTGAAACATAAAAATTGGTCTGAATGCAAGTACATGAAGAAACTTAATAAAATTGTCTTAAATGATGATTATGAAAAAGGGTTTATAAAAAAATACATGGAATATATACAAAAATATAATTAA
- a CDS encoding GNAT family N-acetyltransferase, whose product MITCEKLNDKNLNFFIELNKRRKIFNTLNKDFFDAYNSTSLIKKFFIKKNVRIFRFNKEYAGYAWIEKKNKDIVEINAMYIEKKYGLKAGIYKTILKYFSKGYKFLYKCEKNDYNYPVLKRLGFNVIKGSMRLKIQLENLKPVKKLDDVTIEKFVKLQDENIRCYIQNEIFDSEGRIPLSVEDIYYDETQDYYVDDGAFFIKKCDSIIGYGQYILENNIVTIVNFGIIKKYRGKGYGKYFLTYILNDLKEKGYKDVYIKVDMDNIPAINLYTGIGFVKEVEQLQLEKKE is encoded by the coding sequence ATGATTACATGTGAGAAATTAAACGATAAAAATTTAAATTTTTTTATAGAATTAAATAAGCGAAGGAAAATTTTTAATACTCTTAATAAAGATTTTTTTGATGCATATAATAGTACATCTTTAATAAAAAAATTTTTTATTAAGAAAAATGTAAGAATTTTTAGATTTAACAAAGAATATGCAGGATATGCATGGATAGAAAAGAAAAATAAAGACATAGTTGAAATAAATGCTATGTATATAGAAAAAAAGTATGGATTAAAAGCTGGAATCTACAAGACAATTTTAAAGTATTTTAGTAAAGGCTATAAGTTTTTATATAAATGTGAAAAAAATGATTATAATTATCCTGTATTAAAAAGATTAGGTTTTAATGTTATTAAAGGCAGTATGCGGCTAAAAATTCAATTAGAAAATCTTAAGCCTGTAAAAAAATTAGATGATGTAACCATTGAAAAATTTGTAAAGTTGCAAGATGAAAATATAAGATGCTACATACAAAATGAAATTTTTGATTCAGAGGGGAGAATTCCACTTTCAGTTGAGGATATATACTATGATGAAACACAGGATTATTATGTTGACGATGGAGCCTTTTTTATAAAAAAATGTGATTCAATAATAGGATATGGTCAATATATATTAGAAAATAATATTGTTACTATAGTGAACTTTGGTATAATTAAGAAATATCGAGGAAAAGGGTATGGAAAATACTTTTTGACTTATATATTAAATGATTTAAAGGAAAAAGGCTATAAAGATGTTTATATAAAAGTGGATATGGATAATATTCCAGCTATAAATTTGTATACTGGCATAGGATTTGTAAAAGAAGTAGAACAGCTCCAGCTAGAAAAGAAAGAATGA
- the miaB gene encoding tRNA (N6-isopentenyl adenosine(37)-C2)-methylthiotransferase MiaB gives MDKNKLFFIETWGCQMNEEDSEKLSGMLKKMNYEKTEDKNRADLIIFNTCCVRENAELKVYGNLGTLKKLKDKNPNLIITVCGCMMQQKNMAEHIKKRFPFVDIVMGTYNTQMFPNYLKKVENERTSVVEIWDKEEGITEGTPIDRVYDIKAFVTIMYGCNNFCSYCIVPYVRGRERSRNPEDIEKEIKNLVEQGYKEITLLGQNVNSYGKGLEEEINFADLLRRLNKIDGISRIRFMTSHPKDLTDDVIKAVAECDKVCEHIHLPVQSGSSRILKKMNRHYTREDYISLVNKIKSGVKDAAITTDIIVGFPGETEEDFEDTLSLVKTVEYDSAFTFLYSMREGTPAAKYEDQISDDIKHERFNRLLETVNSISEKKNKEYEGKTVEVLIEGKSKNDESKLMGRTRTGKLVNFAGSIDDIGKLKNIKITKAHAFSLSGEEV, from the coding sequence ATGGATAAAAATAAATTGTTTTTTATAGAAACATGGGGTTGTCAAATGAATGAAGAAGACTCCGAAAAATTATCAGGAATGCTAAAAAAAATGAATTATGAAAAAACAGAAGATAAAAACAGGGCAGATCTTATAATATTTAATACCTGCTGTGTTAGAGAAAATGCAGAGCTTAAAGTATATGGAAATTTAGGCACTCTAAAAAAACTCAAGGATAAAAATCCTAATTTAATAATTACAGTATGTGGATGCATGATGCAGCAAAAAAATATGGCAGAACATATAAAAAAGAGATTCCCATTTGTTGACATAGTAATGGGAACATATAATACTCAAATGTTTCCCAATTATTTAAAAAAGGTTGAAAATGAGAGAACATCTGTAGTTGAAATATGGGATAAGGAGGAAGGCATTACAGAGGGCACTCCTATAGATAGGGTTTATGATATTAAGGCTTTTGTAACTATTATGTATGGATGTAATAACTTTTGTTCATATTGTATAGTCCCATATGTAAGGGGAAGAGAAAGAAGCAGAAATCCTGAAGATATAGAAAAAGAAATAAAAAATTTAGTTGAACAAGGTTATAAGGAAATAACACTTTTAGGTCAAAATGTGAATTCTTATGGTAAAGGCTTAGAAGAAGAAATTAATTTTGCAGACCTTCTAAGGAGACTTAATAAAATTGACGGAATTTCAAGGATAAGGTTTATGACATCACATCCTAAGGATTTAACTGATGATGTTATAAAAGCAGTTGCTGAATGTGATAAGGTATGTGAACATATTCATCTTCCAGTTCAATCTGGTTCTTCACGTATACTAAAAAAAATGAATAGACATTATACTAGAGAGGATTATATATCACTTGTAAATAAAATAAAGAGCGGAGTAAAAGATGCAGCTATAACCACGGATATTATAGTTGGTTTTCCAGGAGAAACAGAAGAAGACTTTGAGGATACTTTAAGTCTTGTAAAGACAGTAGAATATGATTCAGCATTTACCTTCTTATATTCTATGAGGGAAGGTACCCCCGCTGCAAAATATGAAGATCAAATTTCAGATGATATTAAGCATGAAAGATTTAATAGACTTTTAGAAACTGTTAATTCCATAAGTGAAAAGAAAAACAAAGAATATGAAGGAAAAACTGTTGAGGTTTTAATAGAAGGAAAAAGTAAGAACGATGAAAGTAAATTAATGGGAAGAACCAGGACTGGAAAACTTGTTAATTTTGCAGGATCTATTGACGATATAGGTAAACTTAAAAATATAAAAATAACAAAAGCTCATGCTTTTTCATTATCTGGCGAAGAAGTCTAA